From Pan paniscus chromosome 6, NHGRI_mPanPan1-v2.0_pri, whole genome shotgun sequence, one genomic window encodes:
- the ASNS gene encoding asparagine synthetase [glutamine-hydrolyzing] has product MCGIWALFGSDDCLSVQCLSAMKIAHRGPDAFRFENVNGYTNCCFGFHRLAVVDPLFGMQPIRVKKYPYLWLCYNGEIYNHKKMQQHFEFEYQTKVDGEIILHLYDKGGIEQTICMLDGVFAFVLLDTANKKVFLGRDTYGVRPLFKAMTEDGFLAVCSEAKGLVTLKHSATPFLKVEPFLPGHYEVLDLKPNGKVASVEMVKYHHCRDEPLHALYDNVEKLFPGFEIETVKNNLRILFNNAVKKRLMTDRRIGCLLSGGLDSSLVAATLLKQLKEAQVQYPLQTFAIGMEDSPDLLAARKVADHIGSEHYEVLFNSEEGIQALDEVIFSLETYDITTVRASVGMYLISKYIRKNTDSVVIFSGEGSDELTQGYIYFHKAPSPEKAEEESERLLRELYLFDVLRADRTTAAHGLELRVPFLDHRFSSYYLSLPPEMRIPKNGIEKHLLRETFEDSNLIPKDILWRPKEAFSDGITSVKNSWFKILQEYVEHQVDDAMMANAAQKFPFNTPKTKEGYYYRQVFERHYPGRADWLSHYWMPKWINATDPSARTLTHYKSAVKA; this is encoded by the exons ATGTGTGGCATTTGGGCGCTGTTTGGCAGTGATGACTGCCTTTCTGTTCAGTGTCTGAGTGCTATGAAGATTGCACACAGAGGTCCAGATGCATTCCGTTTTGAGAATGTCAATGGATACACCAACTGCTGCTTTGGATTTCACCGGCTGGCGGTAGTTGACCCACTGTTTGGAATGCAGCCAATTCGAGTGAAGAAATATCCGTATTTGTGGCTCTGTTACAATGGTGAAATCTACAACCATAAGAAG ATGCAACAGCATTTTGAATTTGAATACCAGACCAAAGTGGATGGTGAGATAATCCTTCATCTTTATGACAAAGGAGGAATTGAGCAAACAATTTGTATGTTGGATGGTGTGTTTGCATTTGTTTTACTGGATACTGCCAATAAGAAAGTGTTCCTGGGTAGAGATACATATGGAGTCAGACCTTTGTTTAAAGCAATGACAGAAGATGGATTTTTGGCTGTATGTTCAGAAGCTAAag GTCTTGTTACATTGAAGCACTCCGCGACTCCCTTTTTAAAAGTGGAGCCTTTTCTTCCTGGACACTATGAAGTTTTGGATTTAAAGCCAAATGGCAAAGTTGCATCCGTGGAAATGGTTAAATATCATCACTGTCGGGATGAACCCCTGCACGCCCTCTATGACAATGTGGAGAAACTCTTTCCAG GTTTTGAGATAGAAACTGTGAAGAACAACCTCAGGATCCTTTTTAATAATGCTGTAAAGAAACGTTTGATGACAGACAGAAGGATTGGCTGCCTTTTATCAG GGGGCTTGGACTCCAGCTTGGTTGCTGCCACTCTGTTGAAGCAGCTGAAAGAAGCCCAAGTACAGTATCCTCTCCAGACATTTGCAATTGGCATGGAAGACAGCCCCGATTTACTGGCTGCTAGAAAG GTGGCAGATCATATTGGAAGTGAACATTATGAAGTCCTTTTTAACTCTGAGGAAGGCATTCAGGCTCTGGATGAAGTCATATTTTCCTTGGAAACTTATGACATTACAACAGTTCGTGCTTCAGTAG gtatgtatttaatttccaagtataTTCGGAAGAACACAGATAGCGTGGTGATCTTCTCTGGAGAAGGATCAGATGAACTTACGCAGGGTTACATATATTTTCACAAG GCTCCTTCTCCTGAAAAAGCCGAGGAGGAGAGTGAGAGGCTTCTGAGGGAACTCTATTTGTTTGATGTTCTCCGCGCAGATCGAACTACTGCTGCCCATGG tCTTGAACTGAGAGTCCCATTTCTAGATCATCGATTTTCTTCCTATTACTTGTCTCTGCCACCAGAAATGAGAATTCCAAAG AATGGGATAGAAAAACATCTCCTGAGAGAGACGTTTGAGGATTCCAATCTGATACCCAAAGATATTCTCTGGCGACCAAAAGAAGCCTTCAGTGATGGAATAACTTCAGTTAAGAATTCCTGGTTTAAGATTTTACAGGAATACGTTGAACATCAG GTTGATGATGCAATGATGGCAAATGCAGCCCAGAAATTTCCCTTCAATACTCCTAAAACCAAAGAAGGATATTACTACCGTCAAGTCTTTGAACGCCATTACCCAGGCCGGGCTGACTGGCTGAGCCATTACTGGATGCCCAAGTGGATCAATGCCACTGACCCTTCTGCCCGCACACTGACCCACTACAAGTCAGCTGTCAAAGCTTAG